The proteins below come from a single Limosilactobacillus reuteri genomic window:
- a CDS encoding adenine deaminase, protein MSEIKLSEYIDAGAAKLPADLVITGGTLINVNTGEYYKADVAIYDQRIVAVEKDITDYIGPNTRKVDATGKYLAPGLIDCHIHVECSKLSMTRFAQAVLPHGTTSIVTGLDEYISVIGLDGLKEIFNEIAQLPFNVIWGLPYKTPYTIPKSTISYDVTAKDHAQVQTDPRCFGVWETVRESVETKDPDTMKVLELAHQNHQPIFGCSPMARGKALNQYLMSGVSVDHESYSHEEFLEKARKGVHTVIRESAVTKFLNENIKSITENVAGVARHTSFCSDDVNATSILSVGHIDHMVRLAIQAGVSPMTAIQMATINAAEAYHIDDRLGSIAPGKRADILLVDHPGTFNVETVISQGQLVFDDGQEQFAFTVPARSSELTATVHRDPLSANDFQYHTDHADGTALVETINSIGPFVRKRRDVKLPVEDGIIKPDVDQDVALVSVVERYGINGNISHGFISSWSFKKGAIATTAAPDDNNMVVAGVNYDDMALAANKLIEQGGGQIVVVDGQVVANLPLPIAGICSDLPVEELAQQEKALQEGAREIGSKLPDPIFYLSFLPITAIPDLAITDGGNVDYTQLKYFNPVLD, encoded by the coding sequence ATGTCAGAAATTAAATTAAGTGAATACATTGATGCTGGTGCTGCTAAATTACCTGCTGACCTGGTCATTACTGGCGGGACATTAATTAATGTTAATACTGGTGAATATTACAAGGCAGATGTAGCCATTTATGACCAACGAATTGTGGCCGTTGAAAAAGATATCACCGATTATATCGGCCCCAACACTAGAAAGGTTGATGCTACCGGTAAGTATCTTGCCCCTGGGCTAATTGATTGTCACATTCACGTTGAATGTAGTAAGTTAAGTATGACCCGATTTGCTCAGGCAGTCTTACCTCATGGGACAACCAGCATCGTCACCGGTTTAGACGAATACATCTCCGTAATCGGCTTAGATGGTTTAAAAGAAATCTTCAATGAAATTGCTCAACTACCATTCAATGTCATCTGGGGACTACCTTATAAGACTCCTTACACCATTCCAAAATCAACTATCTCTTACGATGTCACCGCTAAGGATCATGCTCAAGTGCAAACGGATCCTCGTTGCTTCGGTGTTTGGGAAACGGTTCGTGAATCCGTGGAAACTAAGGATCCAGATACTATGAAAGTACTAGAATTAGCTCATCAAAATCATCAACCCATTTTCGGCTGCTCACCAATGGCACGTGGAAAAGCACTCAATCAATATCTAATGAGTGGTGTTTCCGTCGATCACGAAAGTTACTCTCATGAAGAATTCTTGGAAAAAGCACGGAAAGGTGTCCACACGGTGATTCGTGAATCTGCCGTGACTAAGTTTCTGAATGAAAATATTAAATCAATTACCGAGAATGTTGCTGGGGTTGCTCGGCATACTAGTTTCTGCTCCGACGATGTGAATGCTACCAGTATTCTTTCTGTTGGTCACATCGATCACATGGTTCGATTAGCAATTCAGGCTGGTGTTAGCCCAATGACCGCAATTCAAATGGCCACCATTAATGCTGCTGAAGCGTATCATATTGATGATCGGCTTGGATCAATTGCTCCTGGCAAACGAGCTGATATTTTACTGGTCGACCATCCTGGAACTTTCAATGTCGAAACTGTCATTAGTCAAGGCCAGTTAGTATTTGACGATGGTCAAGAACAATTTGCTTTTACGGTTCCTGCCCGCTCAAGCGAATTAACGGCAACTGTACATCGTGACCCATTATCAGCAAATGATTTCCAATATCATACTGATCACGCTGATGGTACTGCACTGGTGGAAACGATTAACAGCATTGGCCCCTTCGTTCGGAAACGTCGTGACGTCAAATTGCCTGTTGAAGATGGCATTATTAAGCCTGATGTTGACCAAGATGTGGCCCTAGTTTCTGTGGTTGAGCGGTACGGAATCAACGGTAATATTTCTCACGGTTTTATCTCTAGTTGGTCTTTCAAGAAAGGGGCGATTGCAACCACTGCTGCCCCTGACGACAATAACATGGTTGTCGCTGGTGTGAACTATGACGACATGGCACTAGCTGCGAATAAGTTAATCGAACAAGGTGGTGGCCAAATTGTCGTTGTTGATGGTCAAGTGGTTGCTAACCTACCATTGCCAATTGCTGGGATTTGTTCAGACTTACCTGTTGAAGAATTAGCTCAACAAGAAAAGGCCTTGCAAGAAGGAGCACGGGAGATTGGTTCTAAACTGCCAGACCCTATCTTCTACCTTTCCTTCCTCCCAATCACTGCAATTCCTGATTTAGCCATTACCGATGGCGGAAACGTGGATTACACGCAATTAAAATACTTCAATCCAGTGTTGGATTAG
- a CDS encoding NCS2 family permease — translation MNKTRTLSGRIDRAFHITESGSSIKRESLAGLTTFVSMAYILFVNPSILGDAGMDKGAVFTATALSAILGSLLMGILANYPIAIAPGLGDNAFFTYSVVIAMGIPWKDAMAGVLVAAVLFTILSFLKVREIVIDSIPQDLKYAMAAGIGIFISFVGLQGGGLIIANKSSLVGIGSFTVPTVWLTIFGIFVIAILMAKKVPGAIFIGLVATTILGLLTGLIKAPHHIISMAPSLKPTFGVGLEHLSVMTDPKMWAVVLIFLIVAFFDTAGTLIGLAQQAGIMKGNKMPHIGRALMADSLSMLGGAFMGTTPTSAYVESSAGIAIGGKTGFTAVVVAFFFLLSMVFSPLLTVVTTQVTAAALIVVGVLMVSALRDIHWDQFEIALPSFLVVIGMPLTYNISYGIAFGFLTYPILMTAAGRRKEVNGIMWTMLVVFVVLLYVLNILPK, via the coding sequence GTGAACAAAACACGAACATTATCTGGGAGGATTGATCGTGCCTTCCACATCACAGAGAGTGGTTCCTCAATCAAGCGGGAATCTTTAGCAGGTTTAACAACCTTCGTTTCAATGGCATATATCCTCTTTGTTAACCCATCTATTTTGGGTGATGCAGGAATGGATAAAGGGGCGGTCTTTACTGCCACTGCCCTATCTGCTATTTTAGGTTCATTATTAATGGGGATTCTTGCTAACTACCCGATAGCCATTGCTCCAGGTTTAGGTGATAACGCCTTCTTCACATATTCAGTGGTCATTGCCATGGGAATTCCTTGGAAGGATGCCATGGCCGGTGTTCTGGTAGCCGCTGTGCTCTTCACTATCTTGTCATTCCTTAAAGTTCGGGAAATTGTCATTGACTCAATTCCACAGGATTTGAAATATGCGATGGCTGCCGGAATTGGGATTTTTATTTCATTTGTTGGTTTACAAGGTGGGGGCTTAATCATTGCTAATAAGTCTTCATTAGTTGGCATTGGTTCCTTTACCGTGCCAACGGTTTGGTTAACGATCTTCGGAATTTTTGTTATCGCAATCTTGATGGCTAAAAAGGTGCCTGGTGCGATCTTTATTGGTTTAGTTGCGACAACTATTCTGGGTCTTTTGACTGGTTTGATTAAGGCTCCACACCACATCATTTCAATGGCCCCAAGTCTGAAACCAACATTCGGTGTCGGGCTAGAACACCTTTCCGTAATGACTGATCCTAAAATGTGGGCGGTTGTCCTGATCTTCTTAATTGTTGCCTTCTTTGATACTGCCGGTACCTTGATCGGTTTGGCGCAACAAGCTGGCATTATGAAGGGCAATAAGATGCCGCACATTGGTCGCGCTTTGATGGCAGACTCACTTTCAATGCTTGGTGGTGCTTTCATGGGGACTACCCCAACTTCTGCCTACGTCGAATCGTCAGCCGGAATTGCAATCGGTGGTAAAACTGGTTTCACGGCTGTTGTAGTCGCCTTTTTCTTCCTCTTAAGTATGGTCTTCTCACCTCTGCTGACCGTCGTGACGACCCAAGTTACCGCTGCTGCTTTAATCGTTGTCGGTGTACTGATGGTCTCTGCTTTGCGTGATATTCACTGGGATCAATTTGAAATTGCTTTACCTTCTTTCCTTGTCGTCATTGGCATGCCTTTGACCTACAACATTTCTTATGGGATTGCCTTTGGCTTCTTAACTTACCCAATCTTGATGACTGCTGCTGGTCGGCGAAAAGAAGTCAACGGAATTATGTGGACAATGTTAGTTGTCTTTGTTGTTCTGCTCTATGTTTTGAATATCTTGCCTAAATAA
- a CDS encoding aminoglycoside 6-adenylyltransferase AadE, whose translation MRSEKEVYDIVLNFAKTDKRIRMVTLEGSRTNTNIPPDDFQDFDITFFVTDMDSFTSDDKWLDIFGERLILQKPEDMELFPAVEKGFSYLMLFTDDVKIDLTLLPLELIDEYFTWDKLVKLLLDKDNRIVKPPIPTDIDYHLQKPTQRMFDDCCNEFWNTTTYVVKGLCRKEILFAIDHMNDIVRKELLRMISWLIGIKQGFHFSLGKNYKFMKQYVPEELWERLMSTYNMDSYPHMWESFEQCMALFREVSSEVACQLDYQYPLYDEKISNYVIRQKKKYGIEDDNK comes from the coding sequence ATGAGATCAGAAAAGGAAGTTTATGATATTGTTTTGAATTTTGCAAAAACAGACAAACGCATTCGCATGGTTACTTTGGAAGGATCTAGAACAAATACAAATATTCCGCCTGATGATTTTCAGGATTTTGATATTACTTTTTTTGTTACGGATATGGACAGCTTCACAAGTGATGATAAATGGCTAGATATATTTGGTGAAAGGTTGATTCTGCAAAAGCCGGAAGATATGGAATTATTTCCAGCTGTAGAAAAGGGATTTTCATATTTAATGCTGTTTACTGATGATGTTAAGATAGATTTAACTTTGCTGCCGCTGGAACTGATAGACGAGTATTTTACATGGGATAAACTGGTAAAGTTACTGTTGGATAAAGACAACCGTATCGTAAAGCCGCCAATACCAACGGATATAGACTACCACTTGCAGAAGCCTACTCAAAGAATGTTTGACGATTGCTGTAATGAATTTTGGAATACTACAACATATGTAGTAAAGGGCTTATGCCGCAAAGAAATTCTTTTTGCTATTGACCATATGAATGATATAGTACGAAAAGAATTGCTTCGCATGATTTCCTGGCTGATTGGTATCAAACAGGGATTTCATTTCAGTTTGGGAAAAAACTATAAATTTATGAAGCAATATGTCCCAGAGGAATTGTGGGAACGACTTATGTCCACTTATAATATGGATTCCTATCCCCATATGTGGGAATCCTTTGAACAATGTATGGCATTGTTCCGGGAGGTTTCGTCAGAAGTGGCATGCCAGTTGGATTACCAGTATCCACTATATGATGAAAAAATCAGTAATTATGTGATTCGGCAAAAGAAAAAATATGGCATTGAAGATGATAACAAATAA